In Holophagales bacterium, one DNA window encodes the following:
- a CDS encoding type II toxin-antitoxin system HicB family antitoxin: MKLRVVLEPSGEGGYTVWVPSLPGCVSEGETAEEALGNIREAIELYLEPVEDDMVAEPGAEILELVV, encoded by the coding sequence ATGAAGCTGCGTGTGGTGTTGGAGCCCTCCGGCGAGGGTGGGTACACCGTCTGGGTGCCGTCGCTGCCGGGCTGCGTCAGCGAAGGTGAGACGGCAGAGGAGGCGCTCGGCAACATCCGGGAGGCGATCGAGCTCTACCTCGAGCCGGTCGAAGACGACATGGTCGCCGAGCCCGGCGCCGAGATTCTCGAGCTTGTCGTCTGA
- a CDS encoding type II toxin-antitoxin system HicA family toxin has product MTKIPSLGYLEVVRAFQRDGWVVVRQRGSHIRMQKRTAAEQMKLTVPAHRPIKRSTLAHLLKQARLDAEAFLNLL; this is encoded by the coding sequence CTGACCAAGATCCCGAGCCTTGGCTATCTCGAGGTGGTGCGCGCGTTCCAGCGCGACGGATGGGTCGTCGTGCGGCAGCGCGGCAGCCACATCCGGATGCAGAAGCGCACCGCCGCAGAGCAGATGAAGCTGACGGTACCAGCCCATCGCCCGATCAAGCGTTCGACTCTCGCTCACCTGCTGAAACAGGCGCGGCTCGACGCCGAGGCCTTCCTGAATCTGCTCTAG
- a CDS encoding efflux RND transporter permease subunit has protein sequence MIGRIIAFSAANRILVLLATVAALVGAVYTLGVIRLDALPDLSDTQVIVYSRWDRSPDILEDQVTYPIVSALLGAPKVKAVRGFSDFGFSYVYVIFEDGTDLYWARSRVLEYLSKIQARLPAGVQTELGPDATGVGWVYQYVLRDRSGTHTLDELRSFQDWTLRYALQSVPGVAEVAALGGYGKQFQITVDPNRLSADAISIADLVKAVTASNNETGGRLIEWSGAEYMVRVRGYARELADFEQIVVKVGPGGVPVLLRDVARVELGPEIRRGVADFDGEGDAVGGIVVMRHGENAQNVIARVKARLEELAPSLPPGVEVVSTYDRSVLIGRAIETLTHELKVAMIIVSLVILIFLWHVPSSIVPILTIPISVLLAFIPLYLFGVSVNIMSLAGIAISIGVLVDGAIVEVENAYNKIHLWQVDGRKGDFHAVRLAALQEVGPSVFFSLLVIAVAFLPIFALVDQEGRLFGPLAWSKNLTMLLAAILAVTLDPAMRMMFARLDPYTFRPRWLAKVATTLLVGRYYAEEEHPVSRAIHRVYEPVCRWVLRRPKTVIALALLVLALSLPMYWRLGSEFMPPLNEGSILFMPTTLPGLSIAQAQELLQTQDRVLKSFPEVESVHGKAGRAETSTDPAPFSMMETTVVLRPESAWRAKKTWYSSWAPDFCKPLLRPFWPDRISWDELVEEMDRALRIPGVTNAWTMPIKARIDMLSTGVRTPIGIKVYGPDLAEIQRLGEELEPILSSVRGTRSVFAERVAGGYFVDIEPRRERLARYGLSVEEVQMVIGAAIGGENITTVIAGRERYPVNVRYPRELREDMDRLARVLVPTMGGAQVPLGQLADIRLAQGPAMLRNENGFLAGYVFVDVAGRDIGGYVDEAKGVVRERLKLPQGYTLSWSGQYENMLRVRERLQVIVPITLALIFILLYANTKSAFKAGLIMVAVPFSAVGAIWLFHLLGYNVSIAAWVGMIALLGLDAETAVFMLLFLDLSWEEYRKKGLLTSHAGVDEALIHGAVKRARPKMMTVAAAFMGLVPILFSTSAGADVMKRVAAPMIGGLVTSFLLELLIYPAVYKLWKLRTELRHLDG, from the coding sequence ATGATCGGTCGCATCATCGCCTTCTCGGCCGCCAACCGGATCCTGGTCCTGCTGGCGACGGTCGCGGCGCTGGTGGGCGCCGTCTACACCCTCGGCGTCATTCGCCTCGACGCCCTGCCCGACCTCTCCGACACCCAGGTGATCGTCTACTCGCGCTGGGACCGCTCGCCCGACATCCTCGAGGATCAGGTCACCTATCCGATCGTCTCGGCGCTGCTCGGGGCGCCGAAGGTCAAGGCGGTGCGGGGTTTCTCGGACTTCGGCTTCTCCTACGTCTACGTCATCTTCGAGGACGGCACCGATCTCTACTGGGCGCGCTCGCGGGTGCTCGAGTACCTGTCGAAGATCCAGGCCCGTCTGCCCGCCGGCGTGCAGACCGAGCTCGGGCCCGACGCCACCGGCGTCGGCTGGGTCTACCAGTACGTGCTGCGCGACCGCTCCGGCACGCACACGCTCGACGAGTTGCGCTCGTTCCAGGACTGGACGCTGCGCTACGCCCTGCAGAGCGTGCCGGGTGTCGCCGAGGTCGCCGCTCTCGGCGGCTACGGCAAGCAGTTCCAGATCACCGTCGATCCGAACCGCCTGTCGGCCGATGCGATTTCGATCGCGGATCTGGTCAAGGCGGTCACGGCATCGAACAACGAGACGGGCGGCCGGCTGATCGAGTGGAGCGGCGCCGAGTACATGGTGCGGGTCCGCGGCTATGCGCGGGAGCTCGCCGATTTCGAACAGATCGTCGTCAAGGTCGGGCCGGGCGGCGTGCCGGTGCTGCTGCGCGACGTGGCGCGGGTGGAGCTCGGGCCGGAGATCCGGCGCGGTGTCGCCGACTTCGACGGCGAGGGAGACGCGGTCGGCGGCATCGTCGTCATGCGCCATGGCGAGAACGCGCAGAACGTCATCGCCCGGGTGAAGGCGCGGCTCGAGGAGCTGGCGCCGTCGCTGCCGCCGGGCGTCGAGGTGGTTTCGACCTACGACCGCTCCGTCCTCATCGGCCGCGCCATCGAGACGCTCACCCACGAGCTCAAGGTGGCCATGATCATCGTCTCGCTGGTCATCCTGATCTTCCTCTGGCACGTGCCGTCGTCGATCGTCCCGATCCTGACCATCCCGATCTCGGTCCTGCTCGCCTTCATCCCGCTCTATCTGTTCGGCGTCTCGGTCAACATCATGTCGCTCGCCGGCATCGCCATCTCGATCGGCGTGCTGGTCGACGGCGCCATCGTCGAGGTGGAGAACGCCTACAACAAGATCCATCTCTGGCAGGTGGACGGGAGAAAGGGCGACTTCCACGCCGTGCGGCTCGCCGCCTTGCAGGAGGTCGGTCCGTCGGTCTTCTTCTCGCTCCTGGTGATCGCCGTCGCCTTCCTGCCGATCTTCGCCCTGGTGGATCAGGAAGGGCGTCTCTTCGGTCCGCTCGCCTGGTCGAAGAACCTGACCATGCTGCTCGCGGCGATCCTCGCGGTGACGCTCGACCCGGCAATGCGGATGATGTTCGCGCGCCTCGACCCGTACACCTTCCGGCCGCGCTGGCTGGCGAAGGTGGCGACCACGTTGCTGGTCGGGCGCTACTACGCCGAGGAGGAGCACCCGGTCTCGCGGGCCATCCACCGCGTCTACGAGCCGGTCTGCCGCTGGGTCCTGCGGCGGCCGAAGACGGTGATCGCCCTCGCTCTCCTCGTTCTCGCCCTCTCGCTGCCGATGTACTGGCGGCTCGGCTCGGAGTTCATGCCGCCGCTCAACGAGGGCTCCATCCTCTTCATGCCGACGACCCTGCCGGGCCTGTCGATCGCGCAGGCCCAGGAGCTGTTGCAGACCCAGGACCGCGTGCTCAAGAGCTTCCCGGAGGTCGAGTCGGTGCACGGCAAGGCCGGCCGCGCCGAGACCTCGACCGACCCGGCGCCGTTCTCGATGATGGAGACGACGGTGGTGCTCCGCCCCGAGAGCGCCTGGCGGGCGAAGAAGACCTGGTACTCGAGCTGGGCGCCGGACTTCTGCAAGCCGCTGCTGCGGCCGTTCTGGCCCGATCGCATCAGCTGGGACGAGCTGGTCGAGGAGATGGACCGGGCGCTGCGCATCCCGGGGGTCACCAACGCCTGGACGATGCCGATCAAGGCGAGGATCGACATGCTCTCGACCGGCGTGCGGACGCCGATCGGCATCAAGGTCTACGGACCCGATCTCGCCGAGATCCAGCGGCTCGGCGAGGAGCTCGAGCCGATCCTGAGCTCGGTCCGTGGCACGCGCAGCGTCTTCGCCGAGCGGGTGGCCGGCGGCTACTTCGTCGACATCGAGCCGCGCCGCGAGCGGTTGGCGCGCTACGGCCTCAGCGTCGAGGAGGTGCAGATGGTGATCGGCGCGGCGATCGGCGGCGAGAACATCACCACCGTGATCGCCGGACGCGAGCGCTACCCCGTCAACGTGCGGTATCCGCGCGAGCTCCGCGAGGACATGGACCGCCTGGCCCGGGTCCTGGTGCCGACGATGGGCGGGGCGCAGGTGCCGCTCGGCCAGCTCGCCGACATCCGGCTTGCCCAGGGTCCAGCGATGCTGCGCAACGAGAACGGCTTCCTCGCCGGCTACGTCTTCGTCGACGTCGCCGGGCGCGACATCGGCGGCTACGTCGACGAGGCCAAGGGCGTGGTGCGCGAGCGGCTGAAGCTGCCGCAGGGCTATACGCTCTCGTGGAGCGGCCAGTACGAGAACATGCTGCGGGTGCGCGAGCGCCTGCAGGTGATCGTGCCAATCACCCTCGCCCTGATCTTCATCCTGCTCTACGCCAACACGAAGTCGGCCTTCAAGGCCGGGCTGATCATGGTCGCCGTGCCGTTTTCGGCGGTCGGCGCCATCTGGCTCTTCCACCTGCTCGGCTACAACGTCTCGATCGCGGCGTGGGTCGGGATGATCGCGCTGCTCGGTCTCGACGCCGAGACGGCGGTCTTCATGCTGCTCTTCCTCGACCTGTCGTGGGAGGAGTACCGCAAGAAGGGCCTCCTGACCAGCCACGCGGGGGTCGACGAGGCGCTGATCCACGGCGCAGTCAAGCGGGCGCGGCCGAAGATGATGACCGTCGCGGCGGCCTTCATGGGCCTCGTGCCGATCCTCTTCTCGACCTCCGCCGGCGCGGACGTGATGAAGCGAGTCGCCGCGCCGATGATCGGCGGACTCGTCACCTCGTTCCTGCTCGAGCTGCTGATCTACCCGGCGGTCTACAAGCTCTGGAAGCTTCGCACGGAGCTGCGGCACCTCGACGGTTGA
- a CDS encoding efflux RND transporter periplasmic adaptor subunit, whose translation MSRRPVRPFRVVVVALVVLGALFALGCPSRTSGAVYYCPMHPTYVADRPGSCPICNMDLVAKVPAATPAATPAAATWTCPMHPEVVSATAGICPKCKMDLVRREPVPERGTPSPGERHVLFYRNPMDPSVTSPVPAKDPMGMDYLPVWSDEVAGATSGGVAGHATVDADAAGLRLAGVRSEPARAERLTRSIRTVGSVAADETRLYRAQAKTSGWVETLHVNFTGQYVRRGQPMLSIYSPELLASQEEYLLARRNADRFLASSIPEVRRGGEDLMTAARRRLELFDVPEKFLAELERSGKARRTVDLLAPASGFVVSKEVLAGRRIEPGMELYTVADLSHVWVEADFYESEARYLRVGQEAKLTLAYDPTAVFHGVVAYVYPELSPVSRTLRVRFDLANPEMKLRPGMFVDVEQTIDLGVGVVVPDSAVLDTGVRQIVFVETAPGRYEPRLVTVLWRGEGKAQLAAGAIGEGERVAVKANFLLDSESRLRSALAALAGGTPGSAPPTEAGGSR comes from the coding sequence ATGAGCCGTCGCCCCGTCCGCCCCTTCCGCGTCGTCGTCGTGGCGCTCGTCGTTCTCGGCGCGCTGTTCGCCCTCGGCTGTCCGAGCCGCACGAGCGGCGCCGTCTACTACTGCCCGATGCATCCGACCTACGTCGCGGACCGCCCGGGCTCGTGTCCGATCTGCAACATGGACCTGGTCGCGAAGGTGCCTGCCGCGACGCCCGCGGCGACCCCGGCCGCCGCGACCTGGACCTGTCCGATGCACCCGGAGGTGGTTTCCGCCACCGCCGGCATCTGCCCGAAGTGCAAGATGGACCTGGTGCGGCGTGAGCCCGTCCCCGAGCGAGGGACGCCCTCCCCGGGTGAGCGCCACGTCCTCTTCTATCGCAATCCGATGGATCCGTCGGTCACCTCGCCGGTGCCGGCGAAGGACCCGATGGGCATGGACTACCTTCCGGTCTGGTCCGACGAGGTCGCCGGGGCGACGTCGGGGGGCGTCGCCGGCCACGCGACGGTCGACGCCGACGCGGCCGGTCTGCGCCTCGCCGGCGTGCGCAGCGAGCCGGCGCGGGCCGAGCGGCTGACGCGCTCGATCCGCACCGTCGGCTCGGTGGCGGCCGACGAGACGCGGCTCTACCGTGCGCAGGCGAAGACCTCCGGCTGGGTCGAGACGCTGCACGTCAACTTCACCGGCCAGTACGTGCGGCGCGGACAGCCGATGCTGTCGATCTACTCGCCCGAGCTCCTGGCCAGCCAGGAGGAGTACCTGCTGGCGCGACGCAACGCCGACCGCTTCCTCGCGTCCTCGATCCCCGAGGTGCGGCGCGGTGGGGAGGACCTGATGACGGCGGCACGGCGGCGCCTCGAGCTCTTCGACGTGCCGGAGAAGTTCCTCGCCGAGCTCGAGCGCAGCGGCAAGGCACGGCGCACCGTCGACCTGCTCGCCCCGGCCTCCGGCTTCGTCGTCTCCAAGGAGGTGCTGGCCGGTCGCCGGATCGAGCCCGGCATGGAGCTCTACACCGTCGCCGACCTCTCGCACGTCTGGGTCGAGGCCGACTTCTACGAATCGGAGGCGCGCTACCTCCGCGTCGGCCAGGAAGCGAAACTCACGCTCGCCTACGACCCGACCGCGGTGTTCCACGGGGTCGTCGCCTACGTCTATCCCGAGCTCAGTCCGGTGTCGCGCACGCTGCGGGTGCGCTTCGACCTGGCCAATCCGGAGATGAAGCTGCGCCCCGGGATGTTCGTCGACGTCGAGCAGACGATCGACCTCGGCGTGGGCGTGGTGGTACCGGACTCGGCGGTTCTCGACACCGGCGTCCGCCAGATCGTCTTCGTGGAGACCGCCCCCGGCCGCTACGAGCCGCGCCTCGTCACCGTCCTCTGGCGCGGCGAAGGCAAGGCGCAGCTCGCCGCCGGGGCGATCGGCGAAGGGGAGCGCGTGGCGGTGAAGGCGAACTTCCTGCTCGACTCCGAGTCGAGGTTGCGCAGCGCCCTCGCCGCTCTGGCGGGCGGCACGCCGGGGTCCGCGCCGCCGACCGAAGCCGGAGGGAGCCGATGA